In Paenibacillus sonchi, the genomic stretch ATGACAGGAGAGCTGTAAGATGAAACGTAAGTGTTCTCACAATCGCTGGTTAGCTATAATTCTAACAATTGTTTTAATAGGGAGTGGTTTTCCACCCTTGGAGGGAAGCGCAAGTGCTAGTGTAAGCTCTTCTGTGTCGAAGTCCGCTACCATTCCTGCACCTTCCGTCGCTCCCTCTGCGACACCGAGCCCCCCCATGTGGAAAAATGAAACGGTGATGGCAACTCCATCTATTCCACAGGAATCAGCGCTCTTTTCAGAATCGGCGCCTGTTGATGGTGAGAGACTGATGAATAGGGGCCTGCCTGTGGCAGCACCCGAGCTGCCCAACGAAAACATCTCTGTAGGGAAGACTACATATGGTCAGGGAATGCCGGCAGCCATCCTTTCAGTTAAAGCGAGAACTTTAGAAAAGCAAGGGTTATTGGAACTCCCATCGTCAGATACTGCCTCACGCTCTCAAGCAATGACCAATCAAAAGCAAAAATCGCAAGATTTGACACAATCCGTGATTGAACAATTATTTCTGGCCGGAGCGTCAATGGCAGATGTGTACTGGGTCAATCTTCTTTTGCAGGAGCCATCCACGTACACACCTCTTGAGCTTTTGAAATGGCGGCATACAGGCAAGTTAACATGGGAAGAGATTCAACAGGAATTAAAAGATCAGAAAGCTTCCCCAGTAGAGCGGCCTTCGGTTCCAAATACTGTGTACAAGGATGAGGGAGGAGCTCATTCTGTAGTCCAGCGCCAAAGTGTGACCTCACTTGTATACGGGGAGGATCTGCTTTCGGACAGCCAACTCAAACTCGCTTCTTCCAAGGTTACCGCTTTTGATATGACTGTTTCCGGTGTTTTTGACGGGTTAGTCAAGCAAGCGCAAATTAATCAGACGAATAAACCGCAATTTGGAGATCGCGATGTATCCAGTGAACTTGTCGATCCCGTTTCCGGATCATTAACCTGGAAAGAAAATGAAATTCATTTACCGGGACGAGACGGTCTGGATCTGGATATTGGAATCATGTATAACTCAAATCAAGCCCATTCCTTAGCTCTAGAATATACATCTACTGGTCATTACACAGCAAGATATGACCATTACTTATCGCGTTATAATCTCGGAACAGGCTGGTCGCTTCAATTCCCTTCGATCCAATATAGTAATGGTTATTCTTATTATCATGATGGGAAAGGAGGGGTCTTTGCTGTAGCACCTTACCCACAGAATGGAGATGAGCTTACCCAATACACCAATTTTTTGAATTACAAAAGCAAGGATAAGCGTATTATTTCAAGCCATGAATTTAATAATGGCCAAAATCAGTCTGAGACTTGTGTAGAGTATGCAGATAAAAGACGTGAATATTTTTCTGCAAGAGGCCTTTTATTGGGGATTGTAGATCGTTTCGGCAACACGATTACGTTCAAACATACTTTTATCCAAAATTCGGGTTTTAATATGGAAGTCATCAGTTCTATCACAGATACAGTAGGCCGAGTAGTGACATTCGAATATGAGAATAACCTGGACACCGAAGGGGACTTTTATGGAGAAAATGTTACCATTCGTGTGAAAGATGGAGGGATGGAGGTTGAGAAGGTCACATTAACCAAAGGAAGAGTAAAGACTACGGTTAATGAATTAGTGACCTATGTACCTGTATTATGGGTGATTACAGACCAGAACGGGGATGAAACCTTCTTTAATTATGATTACCAATTTGCGGTATACGATCCTTGGAGCGGGTATGGAGGAGAGCAAAACTATAATTATTACTCCTTGTTAAAGGGAGTCACATACCCTCATTCCAAAACGACTTATGAGTACGACCAGACGGTACGCAACATTAATTCTATGGATTCGGTACAGGAATATCGAGTCATTTCCAGAGGGGATACGGCCGGCTCTAAAAGATATAATCAGAGCCAATATCGTTATGAAGGAGATTATACCGGCTACCCCAATCATTATCCCCCATATGTACCAGAGGATTATCGTTTCTATTCAAGAGTTATACTGCAAAGTGAAACGGCCTCTAACAATACGATCACGACCCGAACCTTTGACGGTAAAGCCAGGCTGCTGTCCACGGATACGCAAGCAGCAAACGGGGAACGAGAAGTAGTGGCCAATACCGCTTTTCATGAACTGTTCCAGAATTCTCCGACAAGAACGAGGATTTCGGAGTATGGGGCCGGGGACAGCGACGCTACAGCCAACCACCTTTTTAAGGAAACAACCTATACGAATTGGGGGTGGGTGGGAACGGAAACGAAGCCGTTGACCAGTGATCAGTTTAACAATCCGTACCTGAAACAGCGCTATACCACGACAATGAGCTATGAGCCGAAGTATCATCTGATGGAGTCGAAGTCCTGGTATCAAAATGAGACAGATGCTAACCCTGTATCCGAGCGGTACACCTATACTTCGGAAGGAAGACCGCTAACCGCAATTAACGCGCTAGGGGAACAGACCACGTATAGTTATAACTACACGAATGGGACGGGGCAAATTTCGCAAGCAATAGCGGAGAAAACAGCAAGCGGTAAAGTAGTTGCTAAAAGTGTAACTCACTATGGAGCCGAAACCATTTATGCTTATCCGACGGAACAGCAGCAATGGTTTAATATGAACACGCCAGAGCAGACTATTGTCAAAAAGACGATGGCATATGACATGAGGACGGGGAGGCTCATTCGGGAAAGCGACGGCAACAATCAAGTGGTCTCCTATGAGTATGATAGGGGGGGCCGTCTGAAAAAAGAAACGCATCCAGTCCGAACCAATACCAAAGGAGAAAGATATAGTGAAGTGATCGATTACAATTATTATAATCAGACCTCTGTGAACTTTGATGCTGTGAACGCAGGGACGTTTGTTCTAAAAGTGAATACCATTAAAACCGTAACTAACTTGTCCACTCACGATGCCGTTATCACAAATTCAGATGCGTTATATAATGGACTAGGACTTCTTCTGTTGGAAGAGCACCACGATGATAATGCAGGAAAATGGGTATACCAGCAATATCATTATGACGATATGGGGCGTCCGGTGTATTCCATTGACCCCGCTGGAAATACATTGACTGTCAGCTACGATGCGTGGGGCAGACAGAACCGGGCCACGAATGCCAACGGAGATCTCATCGTCAGCGACTATTCATTCAAAGCGCGCACCAACACAAGCTACATTCAGGATAAGAACACAGGCGAGAAGCTGAACTATGTCCAGGACACCTACGATGCCTGGGGAAATAAAATTTCGGCCTCCACCTATAAGGATTGGCCAACGAATCAACAACAGATTATCGAATCCTATCGATACGATATCGCGGGAAACATCACAGGTTACACCGATCCTAATCATAATGTGAACGAGGACGGGGTTACGACCACCTATGCCTATGATGCCTTAGGCCGATTATCCGCCGTAAAAGATGCGCTGAACCAGACCACCAACTACAGCTATGACGGCAATGGTCACGTATCGAAAGTGACGATACAGGCTAAAAACGGCTCGCCGCAAACCCTGAATACCAAGACGTATAACGAACTGGGCCTGCTTAAAGTGAAACAGGACGGGGCTTTACAAAATGAAAGCTATACCTACAACAGCGCAGGCCAATTGGCAGCAAAAACAGACCGCAATGGCAGCACGTTTGGATATACGTATGACGAAAGCGGCCAACTGAAAAAGAGCACGATCAGCGGGATGGTCAACAATGTGGCGCAAACGCAGGAAACGAATGTGATTTTCGGAGAGGGGGCACCGCAGAAACAGACCATCGAAACGCGTACGAACAACACACTCACGGCCACCCAAACGCAAA encodes the following:
- a CDS encoding RHS repeat-associated core domain-containing protein, whose protein sequence is MWKNETVMATPSIPQESALFSESAPVDGERLMNRGLPVAAPELPNENISVGKTTYGQGMPAAILSVKARTLEKQGLLELPSSDTASRSQAMTNQKQKSQDLTQSVIEQLFLAGASMADVYWVNLLLQEPSTYTPLELLKWRHTGKLTWEEIQQELKDQKASPVERPSVPNTVYKDEGGAHSVVQRQSVTSLVYGEDLLSDSQLKLASSKVTAFDMTVSGVFDGLVKQAQINQTNKPQFGDRDVSSELVDPVSGSLTWKENEIHLPGRDGLDLDIGIMYNSNQAHSLALEYTSTGHYTARYDHYLSRYNLGTGWSLQFPSIQYSNGYSYYHDGKGGVFAVAPYPQNGDELTQYTNFLNYKSKDKRIISSHEFNNGQNQSETCVEYADKRREYFSARGLLLGIVDRFGNTITFKHTFIQNSGFNMEVISSITDTVGRVVTFEYENNLDTEGDFYGENVTIRVKDGGMEVEKVTLTKGRVKTTVNELVTYVPVLWVITDQNGDETFFNYDYQFAVYDPWSGYGGEQNYNYYSLLKGVTYPHSKTTYEYDQTVRNINSMDSVQEYRVISRGDTAGSKRYNQSQYRYEGDYTGYPNHYPPYVPEDYRFYSRVILQSETASNNTITTRTFDGKARLLSTDTQAANGEREVVANTAFHELFQNSPTRTRISEYGAGDSDATANHLFKETTYTNWGWVGTETKPLTSDQFNNPYLKQRYTTTMSYEPKYHLMESKSWYQNETDANPVSERYTYTSEGRPLTAINALGEQTTYSYNYTNGTGQISQAIAEKTASGKVVAKSVTHYGAETIYAYPTEQQQWFNMNTPEQTIVKKTMAYDMRTGRLIRESDGNNQVVSYEYDRGGRLKKETHPVRTNTKGERYSEVIDYNYYNQTSVNFDAVNAGTFVLKVNTIKTVTNLSTHDAVITNSDALYNGLGLLLLEEHHDDNAGKWVYQQYHYDDMGRPVYSIDPAGNTLTVSYDAWGRQNRATNANGDLIVSDYSFKARTNTSYIQDKNTGEKLNYVQDTYDAWGNKISASTYKDWPTNQQQIIESYRYDIAGNITGYTDPNHNVNEDGVTTTYAYDALGRLSAVKDALNQTTNYSYDGNGHVSKVTIQAKNGSPQTLNTKTYNELGLLKVKQDGALQNESYTYNSAGQLAAKTDRNGSTFGYTYDESGQLKKSTISGMVNNVAQTQETNVIFGEGAPQKQTIETRTNNTLTATQTQTLDSLGQVRNTYSLSGNHSAYIGNQRDVLGRMTQINDNYMGFYTNYQYNKQRLDKVQTNGSSTLTGASSANVQYSYFANDLVKSITYPTLTDGSILKTEYTYNKALGWTESMTNTKGSDVLSGYSYGYDNNGNRISVSEVRKGSSTAQTTRYTYDALNRLVSITRPDGGKTTYTYDVRGNRQTLSDTSNVSLDTMDTSYTYDLQNTLTSVTKGGGTTSFKYYADGMRSMKTNSNTQTQVNYNLNGEVISQEKIVSGVFVEQANFVRGDRVLVKKDKKNNSVTDYYYLYNGHGDVVQIVDTNGAVINNYTYDEWGNITSQVEGTSNSFKYTGEVYDAETGLYYLRARYYDPSMGRFLNEDTVEGQINNPLTQNLYTYVGNNPLKYTDPSGKCFWDACVLEGAAAAALVEGAIFVIGASSILIWNHSNAAPVEVPRTDAPKLTVIQGGKNNKSNSNQTRPLAPPVAQSKGKDDGNNKERIILYHYTDEAGYTGILDTRKINPSIAGGRRGDARYGSGVYLTDIAPNSMSYEDLSVKLYGKNNKRISYTYYYIAIDVTDLELKYGRENVYAHLTTTPLDISNRLVNAGYNSGTNAPNIRP